TGGTCGAAGAAATTATACATCACCTAtcgatgagatgagaaattcttGTTTTATCCCAAAACTTTGCACAATTGTTTTCCCAAACATTACTCGAACACaatatacttttcaattttatatcctcaactttttcatataagcattaactaatcattacaatcttcctaaatttctaaataaaacataaaatacaatacaaaattttcaaattaccaaataaaaataatattaaataataatattcaaataatattataactttatactATTTTTACCCAAttgtttctctctcattttctaaaaccaaataaaacatattaactaaAACCCTTTCACTACTAATCATAATTACCTAAGCATGCATGTCCTTAACTAATgatcaaataatatattatatgtaaggAGTTGGTGTTGTTATTTGAAATTCGTACCTTTCGTTCTTTCATTGTAGTACGTACGTACTAAAATCCTATCAGTTTCTTATATTCATGGAACAGGTCAACTATCTCGGCCTGGCCTTTTCTTAATTTCTCACGTGTACGTTGACAACGAGTTATTCTATCCCTAGTGAAGTGGGGTCCTATCATTAATCATGGACATCGACTTTCATCATATTTTTAGTCTTGATcgattcaattttaattctggctaggtacatataatatatatatatatatatacatgctgtTCGATCATGATTAATTTCTGAAGAGATTTGTTAATTAAATAAACTGTCATTATTTATGGATCGATCATGATTTCTTTTTCGGTCCAACCATGattactaatttatttttagacaTATATTAATTTCCATTCAATAATGAAGCTAGGTGCCATCctcctgcatatatatatatatatgcaccttccacttaattaatatatcctCTTGATTAACTTGTTATTACAGCAACCTCGTACGCGGATTGGATTGaccttaattatattaattgtcaCTTGAAAAGTTAAAACTTTGATAAACACGGTTTTGACCCAGGGAACTGCATGGCCTATGACATGACTACCAAGCAATAATCGTAACTATTTATAAGAGCAATACTTAGATCAGATATTGATCATGAAGACTTCAGACGGTGAGAAAATGCCCGCGAGATCAAGAACCTCATGGAGTCCTGAAGAAGACAACAAGCTGAAAGCCTACATTAAGCGATACGGCATTTGGAACTGGAGTCAGATGCCTCAAGCTGCCGGTATGAATTAATTAGCAGATGATCTTAAACGTTAAATAAGGTTAATGTGTTTGGCCAtcaagatttctcatctcaaacacaaaattctcatctcattattataacttttttcaaatctccatacaaaatataataaataattcaagtactttattttaactttcttaaatttcaaaataataataatattaaaatataatattttaatatttaatcttaaaactcaaaattttcatccgaGAAATCTCAGTGACCAAGtagaattaattatttatatttttatcttaacacttttttattttattttattttattttaggtttGACACGATCTGGAAAAAGTTGTAGGCTCCGATGGATGAACTACCTTAGGCCTGACATTAAGCGGGGAAACTTCAGCCAAGAGGACCAAGAAACTATACTCAAGTGGCATGAACTGCTGGGGAACCGGTAAGTACATTACAAATTCTATATGGAAACTATACACAATGTTCTTTAAATGCACACCTCGCTATAtattaattctatatatatatatatatatagagagagagagagagagagagagagagagagagagagagagagagagagagagagagagagagagagagagagagcaaagttctttttctttttctttgtttttttggagcTAGCTCAAACCTACAATTCTCTTTCATATCTAAGGTCGTGTGAGTCTAAGGAATTGACACTCAAACTCTCATCATGATTGATATTACATACAGAATTACGTGAATTTCTAAAGTGCATTATAATTTGCAAATGGTGATTGAAGTCTGTTATATGCTTTTAGAATCAGTTTGAAGTTAACATGAACAATTAACTTTCCAATCGAATTAGCATGTCTTAAATTCTCACGATTGACATCACATGGATAAACTGCAACATATATGGCTTCTACAAGATGGAAAAGCAAAAGCTTTCAGACTTCGGTTAAACCCGAATGTTGAAGATATtgtgaagaaagaaaaatctgGCTCTTCAAAAATGCAGCAGTACTTGATAATGTCGGTCTTACTGTCTTCAATTTATTTCAGATGGTCTGCAATTGCCGCAAAACTTCCTGGAAGAACCgacaatgaaataaaaaattattggcACGCCCACCTGAAAAAGCTCAGTAAGAACAATTCGTCATCAACCATTATATCAGAATTGGTGGGAACATCCGAGGACGTTGACTCTAACAAGAATGATTCTTCTGGGAATCAAGATCTCCTACTTTGCGATTCCCCAAAACTGCCAAATGTGGATGGCTTTAACGGTATACAGACGTCACCACAAGTATATATGTCCATTAATGATGTGATCTCTTCTTCAAGCAGTACTGATCCTCCAGTTGAAGATGTTATAAACCAATACATGATAGATCAGAACGAGATCAATTTTAGTTCTTCCAACGCCTGTGAAATAATCCAAAGTATATGGGAGCAGCCATATTTTTCATTTCAGGACATATTCATGCCTGAAACAGACCCTGTATTTATGGCTTCAACTACTGCGCCCATGTATCCAGATGTTTGCTATGATGCTGGCTATGATTTTTGGGTCGATTGATCAATGTAAGCAGCAGAAATGCATGTGATCATGTACTGATAGTGTCCTTGACCAAGTGTTATTTTGAGCTAGTGGAAGTTGTGAACCTTATCTTCAAATGGTCAGTTTGTAAATAAGCATCATGCATTTGAATATCCACGACACGCTGGCTTAGATCGATTGATAGAttcatgtgtgtgtatatatatatatgaatctttCATTCACCTAATTGTCTACACGTAGATAAATTAATTGACTTAACCTATTTCAAATCATGGGAGGGTTGAATCAATATTGATCTTATGACATAATAAActtgaattaattaatgaaaaattaatCTGATGGTATcctgtatgcatgcatgcatgcatgtatttgATTCGCATGATAATATATATCTCATCCTCGCCTTTTGTTAATTTCTCACGTGTACGTTGACACCCAGTGTTATTCTATCCCTAGTGAAGTGAggtatcactacaacaaatatggcttttagtgacagattataaatagtgacggtttccaaactgtgactaaaacgtatttactatgacggtttgtgagaactgtcactaaatgttgggcaagaatttcaaaacgttcggacgtttaacataatacgttcgcacttcaaagtaacgttcgaatgttatgtatatttacgtgcgaacgtaaaaaaaattagcgcgaacgttcgaacgttttacataattatgtgcgaacgtgaatatattagcgccaatgttcgaacgttaatgtgataaagttcgaacgttatatgttaaattacataaattaaccataatatatatttttttaatagtaaggttgagtaacgttatattaaaaaaaaattaagagtagaaattaagctacacaagacatacattaaatatttgtgtccattacatatgtcgaaaataaaaaacattcgaatgataaatttttacaaatcactttcagaactgctggtttacaaaagatcgaaactcctcagtcaatgtctcaaccttattgtttaacacatctacatgatgtgcaagatgtgcgacagcctgatctatatgtgcaatctgtctatcgatctgtcggtctatatgcgccttcatatctgtcatcattgtatcaacccaagcaggtcgcacatccccagcagatgtaactcccggctgctgactagtactcgccgacgggcgagcaacatcgaccccagactcagtcgggggaacaagatctggcgtaggactagactgacgccgagctgagcctctcccctgtccaatgctccggcggtgtgtggttatgtcgatagggctcatctggtttataaccatctcctccgcctggagtggcactcctcgggctagtaataagcggctgatgatgactccgtatgggagattatccgtggtaacgatgctggcctcttaatggatccgctcaaatataacaaggggcaagtcaatgggctcaccacgtgccaagccaatcaggaactgtgcacgagcccgactgaatgtgctcttatgtgccaccgggtctacatttgttgcaacaaaaatgtgcaacatgcgaaagaaaggcagcagctgattctggctgaaggagttcagcctatcgagctttgtgcggtccgtgccagtgaggatgtagaaatcctggtcccgctcattgtcaccaacctcagcagcaataggatcgccctcgggtcgatcttcttcatgactgggcataaactcaacagggcccgaagatgaagcagaagcggctggatctgcctcgaatatgcccggggaaaatgcagctgctatgtcatcagcTTGAGCAGCTGTTgactcaggtagtatacgcggaatctggagCAAGTCGGCGAGGACATCCcccgagaactgaaactgtacaccgcgtacattgagagtatgggatgatgcatcgttaggcatggtggccatcccaatgtaaaactctcgaaccattgtggggtaaatctttcccctcaatgtgcatatggggccccagcctctggtgacgaagatGTCTCTCAGCGTCTTTTGCTCCCaactgagctcatcaaactcattaatgaggattttgtgatgacccgcttttgagtgtattttcgctaaaatagttgtttttattttaattaatatattagtttaattattttaatttatttgcgttttaaaatttgttttttttaatttatttgatgttgtgttttatttcttttagatgttttgtggttttaatcctttttcggcggtttgttttattttcccggagtgaggattggacctcatttctttttacatctttttcctttttctcttttttccttttttttctttttcccttcttttctttttcctttctttttctttttttcttctttttctttttcctcctgctttcccccgcgtcgacccccccgatctctctctctctcttctctctcctcacccacggccggaatcttcttcagcccagatcgccgccgtccggccaccgtttggctcaccgccagtctcgttcgaaccccctccctccggcgcaccttcccaccaaatatctccccctgccggccggccgtttggccggaaatcctcctcaaagccccacggtttttcgtccgatccgccgccgtcgctccacctccggccaccatttcttcaccacttcatcaccggtcccttgccgtcctaacccacccattttcggcctccaacgaccaccggaacagctcctacgagcttgatcTCCGATTTGTGTCTTCCGGCAATTCcgccaccacccatggccaaccaccacttccaatagcttcacaatcatccctagaccattccctatcaattttgtgtcctagtttgtccccgttcaaaagtgggtttttcacaacccacggccacagtgaattttcactgtgacgttgcttttccggcgccgtttgcaacgccgcgtgttttctaaaattgccatatagcgctgtaagtattttccaaaccctattttcagatttaaatatatattgctctttcaattaattaatttgctggttggttgattccggactgagtccgaagagtttgggggtcggatggatggaggacggagttgcttgttttattgttttatgttgttggattaatttattatgcattgttatggcattacatggtgcatgcacgtgtattttttgtttatgtgtgaaaagcctgtgtattggcgtaagtggtcttacgggtgcgtgtgtctcacgaccccaagccaggatggggtattatcccggtggagctcctctggtcactcgggagcggaataaactgagtgatgtcccctgagttgtcgctagacgacgggagccggggctaggggttgcttggctatgaacgcgctgggcgtggaaccgggcatcgctctacgcaccgactccgtggcccttcgctggtgagggctagaggatgcttggctacgaacgtgcggggcacggaactgggcatcgctcgttaggtgtcacatgcgtggtggtact
This genomic interval from Carya illinoinensis cultivar Pawnee chromosome 10, C.illinoinensisPawnee_v1, whole genome shotgun sequence contains the following:
- the LOC122278537 gene encoding transcription factor MYB14-like codes for the protein MKTSDGEKMPARSRTSWSPEEDNKLKAYIKRYGIWNWSQMPQAAGLTRSGKSCRLRWMNYLRPDIKRGNFSQEDQETILKWHELLGNRWSAIAAKLPGRTDNEIKNYWHAHLKKLSKNNSSSTIISELVGTSEDVDSNKNDSSGNQDLLLCDSPKLPNVDGFNGIQTSPQVYMSINDVISSSSSTDPPVEDVINQYMIDQNEINFSSSNACEIIQSIWEQPYFSFQDIFMPETDPVFMASTTAPMYPDVCYDAGYDFWVD